A window of Candidatus Neomarinimicrobiota bacterium contains these coding sequences:
- a CDS encoding TIGR02556 family CRISPR-associated protein: protein MIEAIRGIGKYSLKRKNIDPDDIISILTENPVNNDNQNAIEIDFETKNNGLKYCQVLTNKADSLNYRKYLYKPKAAAGANYTPTCLISGKGIEVTFHNRIINWASGNVNRKGIVGMLAKSIIENKDNIFNDLIKKDKELDLTGCILTIKINGSYLGDLKEFREYLINNYYENKSKISNNKGTCSICGSQGFVMGNIKPWNFYSLDKPGYIASGFQSKYGWRNFPVCKKCGLYLEEGKKHVEDNLSFRFARIPYFLIPKSLLNKEELLEECLDFIEYDRVKQVKMKDLKKLADDEDEILDFASELNDQISFDFLFYEKVQQKFSIILYLQDILPSSIKELIKNKEEIEKYWIFHNAYKEKDELKNVEFNFANLKYIIGDTTIFLNIVEKVFKRRPIDYYYLLSLILNTLRAIFVNPDFSYTKPTTLKSWQTLMYINRLGLFVSKNVGGDGKMSLNVINNEIREKIDKFFDTFKETFDTDAKKAVFLTGVLVQFLLNIQKQDRGSDPFRKRIKGLKMSKQDIIKIFPEAQNKLEEYNKNYYKQLEEIIAEYFIKAGNEWNLKDDELNFYFLLGMDLSDAKDENGQSLFKSVKVEEETTI from the coding sequence ATGATTGAAGCAATAAGGGGGATTGGAAAATATTCTTTAAAAAGGAAAAATATTGATCCTGACGATATAATCTCCATATTAACAGAAAATCCTGTAAATAATGACAATCAGAATGCTATAGAAATTGATTTCGAAACAAAAAATAACGGACTTAAATACTGTCAAGTATTAACAAATAAAGCAGATAGCTTGAATTACAGAAAGTATTTATATAAGCCAAAGGCCGCTGCTGGTGCCAATTATACACCAACATGTTTAATCAGTGGTAAGGGTATTGAGGTAACATTTCATAACCGAATCATAAATTGGGCGTCAGGAAATGTAAATAGAAAAGGTATTGTAGGTATGCTTGCAAAATCAATAATTGAAAACAAAGATAATATCTTTAACGATCTAATTAAAAAAGATAAAGAATTAGATCTAACTGGGTGTATTTTGACTATAAAAATTAACGGTAGTTATTTGGGTGACTTAAAGGAATTTAGAGAATATCTTATAAATAATTATTATGAAAATAAATCAAAAATCTCTAATAATAAAGGTACTTGTAGCATATGTGGGAGTCAAGGATTTGTTATGGGCAATATTAAACCATGGAATTTTTATAGTCTTGATAAACCCGGATATATAGCTTCAGGATTTCAATCAAAATATGGCTGGAGAAATTTCCCAGTTTGTAAAAAATGTGGTTTATATTTAGAAGAAGGTAAGAAACACGTTGAAGATAATTTGAGCTTTAGATTTGCCAGAATACCTTACTTTTTAATACCAAAATCATTGTTAAATAAAGAAGAGTTACTAGAAGAATGTCTGGATTTTATTGAGTATGACCGAGTAAAGCAAGTAAAGATGAAAGATTTGAAGAAACTTGCTGATGATGAAGATGAGATACTTGACTTTGCCAGCGAATTAAACGATCAGATTTCTTTTGACTTTTTATTCTACGAGAAAGTACAACAAAAATTCTCTATTATTTTATATTTACAAGATATATTGCCTTCATCAATTAAGGAATTGATAAAAAATAAGGAAGAAATTGAAAAATATTGGATTTTTCATAATGCATATAAAGAAAAGGACGAATTGAAAAATGTAGAGTTTAACTTTGCCAATTTAAAGTATATCATTGGAGATACAACAATTTTCCTAAACATAGTGGAAAAGGTGTTTAAGAGAAGGCCTATCGACTATTATTATCTATTAAGCTTGATATTAAACACTTTAAGAGCGATTTTTGTCAATCCAGATTTTTCATATACTAAACCTACAACATTGAAGTCATGGCAGACGTTAATGTATATAAATAGACTTGGTCTTTTTGTAAGTAAAAATGTAGGAGGAGATGGAAAAATGTCTTTAAATGTAATTAACAATGAGATAAGGGAAAAAATCGATAAGTTTTTTGATACCTTTAAAGAGACATTCGATACTGACGCGAAAAAAGCGGTATTCCTAACAGGAGTTTTAGTTCAATTTTTACTAAATATCCAGAAACAGGATAGAGGCTCAGATCCATTTAGAAAGAGAATAAAAGGATTAAAAATGAGCAAGCAAGATATAATCAAAATTTTCCCTGAGGCTCAAAATAAACTGGAAGAGTACAATAAGAATTATTACAAACAGCTAGAAGAAATAATAGCTGAGTATTTTATTAAGGCAGGTAATGAATGGAACTTAAAAGATGATGAATTGAACTTTTATTTTCTTTTAGGAATGGATTTAAGTGATGCAAAAGATGAGAATGGGCAATCTTTATTTAAGAGTGTGAAGGTTGAAGAAGAAACAACGATTTAA
- the cas7b gene encoding type I-B CRISPR-associated protein Cas7/Csh2, with protein sequence MSELLKNRHEILFLYDVKDANPNGDPADENKPRIDEETGVNIVTDVRLKRTIRDYLCDYKGLTVFVKEVRKDSGDLETKEERLDELKINSPSDLLDKCIDIRLFGATAAIKNKTITFTGPVQFRFGRSLHSVKIDYVKGTTVMPSKESKKQGTFTECYIVPYSLIAFYGIANENLAKISKMTEEDHMLLLEAMWNGTKNLISRSKVGHMPRLLIDIEFKENNYHIGDLDKLVKINSDYDYEEIRDISDLSLNVGNLLDVIKNNSTKIHRIRVSFDKRLNVVPRDSWANLSSYTGIDNIEFLAFD encoded by the coding sequence ATGTCAGAATTATTAAAAAATAGGCATGAAATTTTATTTTTATACGATGTAAAAGATGCGAATCCGAATGGTGATCCCGCTGATGAAAATAAGCCAAGGATTGATGAGGAAACTGGAGTCAATATCGTAACCGATGTAAGGTTGAAGCGTACTATTAGAGATTATCTGTGTGATTATAAAGGATTAACAGTTTTTGTTAAAGAAGTTAGAAAAGATTCAGGAGACCTTGAAACAAAGGAGGAAAGATTAGATGAATTAAAGATAAATAGTCCCAGTGATTTGCTTGATAAGTGCATCGATATAAGGTTATTTGGGGCAACAGCAGCTATAAAAAACAAGACTATAACATTTACTGGTCCTGTACAGTTTAGATTTGGAAGATCTTTGCATTCTGTAAAAATTGATTATGTTAAGGGAACAACAGTTATGCCATCAAAGGAATCAAAAAAACAGGGGACTTTTACCGAATGTTATATCGTACCTTACTCTCTAATAGCATTTTATGGTATTGCGAATGAAAACCTTGCTAAAATCTCTAAAATGACAGAAGAAGATCACATGTTGCTACTCGAAGCCATGTGGAATGGTACAAAAAATTTAATTTCCCGTAGTAAAGTTGGACATATGCCAAGGTTACTAATAGATATTGAATTTAAAGAAAACAATTACCATATAGGAGATCTTGACAAATTGGTAAAAATAAACTCTGATTATGATTACGAAGAAATAAGAGATATTTCTGACTTGTCATTGAATGTTGGTAATCTATTGGATGTAATTAAAAATAATAGCACTAAAATTCATAGAATAAGAGTTTCCTTTGATAAGAGATTAAATGTTGTTCCTAGAGATTCTTGGGCAAATCTTTCTTCCTATACGGGAATAGATAATATCGAATTTTTAGCATTTGATTAA